One Salinicoccus roseus genomic region harbors:
- a CDS encoding malate:quinone oxidoreductase yields MNSVMNKTDVILIGGGIMSATLGTLLKEVAPEWDIEVFEKLDSTAQESSDAWNNAGTGHSALCELNYTPEQADGSLDVTKAIRINEQFQLSKQFWSHLVEKGMMEKPQDFIMPVPHLSFVEGEKNVEFLQKRVEALSKNPLFEGMEFADDEETLNKWIPLMMQERASKEPIAATRIETGTDINFGNLTRKLFDLLEEKDVSLNLGHEVEDIRRTKGGEWQVKVRNLATDKVEYHTSKFIFIGAGGGSLPLLQKTGIPESKNIGGFPVSGLFMVCENPEVVEKHNAKVYGKAKVGAPPMSVPHLDTRYIEGKKSLLFGPFAGFSPKFLKTGSYFDLIGSVKPNNVFTMLSAGAKEMGLTKYLIQQVMQSNEDRMEDLREFIPSAKSEDWDIVVAGQRVQVIKDTDKGGKGTLQFGTEVITAEDGSVAALLGASPGASVSVDVMLDVMQRCFPQEFPEWEDKIKEMVPSYGINLSEQPEKFKELNEMVSDKLDLKPQEEGALLS; encoded by the coding sequence AACTGACGTCATTCTTATTGGTGGCGGAATCATGAGTGCGACTTTAGGTACGCTTCTAAAGGAAGTTGCACCTGAATGGGACATTGAAGTGTTTGAAAAGCTTGATTCAACAGCCCAGGAGAGTTCCGATGCATGGAATAACGCTGGAACCGGACACTCTGCTTTGTGCGAACTGAACTACACACCTGAGCAGGCAGACGGCTCTTTGGATGTCACCAAGGCAATCCGCATCAACGAACAGTTCCAATTGTCCAAACAGTTCTGGTCCCATCTTGTTGAAAAGGGAATGATGGAGAAACCTCAGGATTTCATCATGCCAGTCCCCCATCTCAGTTTTGTAGAAGGGGAGAAGAATGTCGAATTTCTACAAAAACGTGTGGAAGCGTTATCCAAAAATCCACTGTTCGAAGGAATGGAATTTGCGGATGATGAAGAAACCCTGAATAAATGGATCCCTTTGATGATGCAGGAGCGTGCTTCAAAAGAACCGATTGCCGCAACCCGTATCGAAACCGGGACGGATATCAACTTCGGTAATCTCACACGCAAACTGTTCGACCTCCTCGAGGAAAAGGACGTATCACTCAACCTTGGCCATGAAGTTGAAGATATCAGACGGACAAAGGGCGGGGAATGGCAGGTCAAAGTCAGAAATCTCGCAACAGATAAAGTCGAATATCATACATCGAAGTTCATCTTCATCGGTGCTGGGGGAGGCAGCCTTCCACTGCTTCAAAAGACAGGCATACCGGAGTCGAAGAATATAGGCGGCTTCCCGGTCAGTGGTCTTTTCATGGTGTGCGAGAACCCTGAAGTCGTGGAGAAGCACAATGCGAAAGTATATGGGAAAGCAAAAGTCGGAGCGCCTCCGATGTCAGTACCCCATTTGGATACACGTTATATCGAAGGGAAGAAATCACTGCTCTTCGGACCGTTTGCAGGCTTTTCACCCAAGTTTCTCAAAACCGGCTCCTATTTCGACCTCATTGGGTCTGTGAAGCCGAATAATGTATTTACCATGCTGTCTGCAGGGGCCAAAGAGATGGGTCTGACGAAATATCTGATCCAGCAGGTCATGCAGTCGAATGAGGACAGGATGGAGGACTTGAGGGAATTCATCCCATCAGCCAAAAGCGAGGACTGGGATATCGTAGTGGCCGGACAGCGTGTACAGGTCATCAAGGACACGGATAAAGGCGGTAAGGGCACACTTCAGTTCGGCACTGAAGTCATTACTGCAGAAGACGGTTCTGTTGCAGCCCTGCTTGGCGCCTCACCAGGCGCTTCTGTCTCTGTAGATGTCATGCTCGATGTAATGCAGCGTTGCTTCCCTCAGGAATTTCCTGAGTGGGAGGATAAAATAAAAGAAATGGTGCCTTCCTATGGAATCAACCTCTCCGAACAGCCGGAGAAGTTCAAGGAACTGAATGAAATGGTTTCTGACAAACTGGATTTGAAACCTCAAGAAGAAGGCGCACTGCTCAGCTAG